The Hevea brasiliensis isolate MT/VB/25A 57/8 chromosome 1, ASM3005281v1, whole genome shotgun sequence genome has a window encoding:
- the LOC110666004 gene encoding uncharacterized protein LOC110666004 isoform X2 yields the protein MGLQKFSLLGCLFLCLACLCCCCCCCRKRKSYGYSPIAYALSLIFLTLSTTAVTAGCIVLHINQENFSNSISHMLEFILQKALSIFENFMNIMKALASVSKVSVDHLPLPPDLKNEIDVVDEMINATANVPQLQSVANAKNIQQVLNPARLALNIVAAVMLFLAFLGFLFSFLGIQCCIYVLVILGWILVTLAFILCGIFLIFHNVVADTCVAVDDWLQNPTANASLSLQFLPCMDNKTAQETLKATKETSSYLINVVNKYIIEVANRDLPPTAGVLYLNQKGPPVPLLCNPFNSDLTERDCTHAEVNFSNVAQEWRKYECEVSAEGICNTTGRLTPTAYDQMTASVNVSYSLYSSGQFLVELGDCSFVLKTFSAISENYCPGLRRYSYRTYVGLVMVAASVMCSSILWMVYARKRRHRKYTKKIIARNDQNHFAGGIA from the exons ATGGGATTACAGAAATTCTCATTACTGGGCT GCCTTTTCCTTTGTCTTGCTTGCctatgctgctgctgctgctgctgcaggAAAAGAAAGAGCTACGGCTATTCTCCTATTGCTTATGCACTTTCACTTATCTTCCTCACACTTTCCACCACTGCAGTGAC CGCTGGATGTATTGTTCTACACATAAACCAGGAAAACTTCAGCAATAGCATATCACATATGCTGGAATTCATTCTGCAGAAAGCCTTAtccatatttgaaaattttatgaacaTAATGAAAGCACTTGCTTCAGTTTCCAAGGTTTCAGTAGATCATCTTCCTCTTCCTCCTGATCTCAAGAATGAAATTGATGTTGTGGATGAAATGATTAATGCTACAGCTAATGTTCCTCAACTCCAATCAGTAGCAAACGCAAAAAACATTCAACAAGTTTTAAACCCTGC GAGGCTGGCCCTCAACATAGTTGCTGCTGTGATGCTATTCTTGGCATTTCTTGGTTTCT TATTTTCATTTCTCGGCATACAATGCTGCATTTATGT ATTGGTTATACTGGGATGGATTCTTGTCACATTAGCATTCATTCTATGTGGGATATTTCTCATTTTTCACAA TGTGGTGGCGGACACTTGTGTTGCAGTGGATGACTGGCTCCAAAACCCCACAGCTAATGCATCACTGAGCCTTCAGTTTCTGCCATGTATGGACAATAAAACTGCACAAGAAACCTTGAAAGCAACCAAAGAAACATCCTCTTATTTGATTAACGTTGTTAACAAGTACATAATTGAGGTTGCCAACAGGGACTTACCACCTACAGCTGGAGTTCTTTATCTCAATCAAAAAGGTCCACCGGTGCCTCTCCTTTGCAATCCTTTCAATTCTGATTTGACAGAAAGGGATTGTACTCATGCAGAAGTGAACTTTAGCAATGTGGCTCAG GAATGGAGAAAATATGAGTGTGAAGTTTCGGCAGAAGGTATTTGCAATACCACAGGCCGCTTGACCCCCACTGCATATGACCAGATGACAGCTTCTGTGAATGTTAGCTACTCATTGTATAGCTCTGGGCAATTCCTTGTTGAGCTCGGAGACTGCAGTTTTGTTCTGAAAACTTTCAGTGCGATCAGTGAGAATTACTGCCCAGGCCTTAGGCGGTATAGTTACAGGACCTATGTTGGGTTGGTAATGGTTGCAGCTTCTGTTATGTGTTCTTCCATCTTATGGATGGTTTATGCAAGAAAGAGACGACACAGGAAATATACCAAGAAGATTATAGCTAGAAATGATCAAAATCATTTCGCAGGAGGAATAGCCTGA
- the LOC110666004 gene encoding uncharacterized protein LOC110666004 isoform X1, which translates to MDSTKSLPFLLLFQIFFLTSSTLLSLSLEASEFHHIPYEQLEGMKNNEQYHHILIPGKGRSFIEGKNESANNNSTLILAAEKTHRRDPLQNFNYYTGGWDYRNSHYWASVSFSAAPLFITAVVWFLLLGLFLCLACLCCCCCCCRKRKSYGYSPIAYALSLIFLTLSTTAVTAGCIVLHINQENFSNSISHMLEFILQKALSIFENFMNIMKALASVSKVSVDHLPLPPDLKNEIDVVDEMINATANVPQLQSVANAKNIQQVLNPARLALNIVAAVMLFLAFLGFLFSFLGIQCCIYVLVILGWILVTLAFILCGIFLIFHNVVADTCVAVDDWLQNPTANASLSLQFLPCMDNKTAQETLKATKETSSYLINVVNKYIIEVANRDLPPTAGVLYLNQKGPPVPLLCNPFNSDLTERDCTHAEVNFSNVAQEWRKYECEVSAEGICNTTGRLTPTAYDQMTASVNVSYSLYSSGQFLVELGDCSFVLKTFSAISENYCPGLRRYSYRTYVGLVMVAASVMCSSILWMVYARKRRHRKYTKKIIARNDQNHFAGGIA; encoded by the exons ATGGATTCCACCAAATCACTCCCTTTTTTGCTtctttttcaaattttctttctcACTTCTTCAACCCTTTTGTCACTCTCGCTTGAAGCTTCTGAGTTTCACCACATACCATACGAACAACTTGAAG GGATGAAGAATAATGAGCAGTATCATCATATTTTGATACCAGGGAAGGGAAGGTCGTTTATTGAGGGAAAAAATGAGAGTGCTAATAACAACTCAACTTTGATATTAGCTGCAGAAAAGACACATAGAAGAGACCCTCttcaaaatttcaattattatACGGGCGGATGGGATTACAGAAATTCTCATTACTGGGCT TCTGTTTCTTTCTCTGCTGCTCCTTTATTCATCACTGCTGTGGTCTGGTTTCTGCTATTAGGCCTTTTCCTTTGTCTTGCTTGCctatgctgctgctgctgctgctgcaggAAAAGAAAGAGCTACGGCTATTCTCCTATTGCTTATGCACTTTCACTTATCTTCCTCACACTTTCCACCACTGCAGTGAC CGCTGGATGTATTGTTCTACACATAAACCAGGAAAACTTCAGCAATAGCATATCACATATGCTGGAATTCATTCTGCAGAAAGCCTTAtccatatttgaaaattttatgaacaTAATGAAAGCACTTGCTTCAGTTTCCAAGGTTTCAGTAGATCATCTTCCTCTTCCTCCTGATCTCAAGAATGAAATTGATGTTGTGGATGAAATGATTAATGCTACAGCTAATGTTCCTCAACTCCAATCAGTAGCAAACGCAAAAAACATTCAACAAGTTTTAAACCCTGC GAGGCTGGCCCTCAACATAGTTGCTGCTGTGATGCTATTCTTGGCATTTCTTGGTTTCT TATTTTCATTTCTCGGCATACAATGCTGCATTTATGT ATTGGTTATACTGGGATGGATTCTTGTCACATTAGCATTCATTCTATGTGGGATATTTCTCATTTTTCACAA TGTGGTGGCGGACACTTGTGTTGCAGTGGATGACTGGCTCCAAAACCCCACAGCTAATGCATCACTGAGCCTTCAGTTTCTGCCATGTATGGACAATAAAACTGCACAAGAAACCTTGAAAGCAACCAAAGAAACATCCTCTTATTTGATTAACGTTGTTAACAAGTACATAATTGAGGTTGCCAACAGGGACTTACCACCTACAGCTGGAGTTCTTTATCTCAATCAAAAAGGTCCACCGGTGCCTCTCCTTTGCAATCCTTTCAATTCTGATTTGACAGAAAGGGATTGTACTCATGCAGAAGTGAACTTTAGCAATGTGGCTCAG GAATGGAGAAAATATGAGTGTGAAGTTTCGGCAGAAGGTATTTGCAATACCACAGGCCGCTTGACCCCCACTGCATATGACCAGATGACAGCTTCTGTGAATGTTAGCTACTCATTGTATAGCTCTGGGCAATTCCTTGTTGAGCTCGGAGACTGCAGTTTTGTTCTGAAAACTTTCAGTGCGATCAGTGAGAATTACTGCCCAGGCCTTAGGCGGTATAGTTACAGGACCTATGTTGGGTTGGTAATGGTTGCAGCTTCTGTTATGTGTTCTTCCATCTTATGGATGGTTTATGCAAGAAAGAGACGACACAGGAAATATACCAAGAAGATTATAGCTAGAAATGATCAAAATCATTTCGCAGGAGGAATAGCCTGA